Within the Bombus vancouverensis nearcticus chromosome 10, iyBomVanc1_principal, whole genome shotgun sequence genome, the region GAGAATCACTTGATTTCCAATCTGACACAGAATTATCATATCGAGAATTCCAATCATCATCATGCACTTCTGACCGAGGAAGGCTATCTCTGCTGTCCCATAATCCTCTTACTCGCCATTCTCTTTCTTCCCAATCAACAGGTCCGTAAGCTCGTTCTCTGCCATGTTCTACATCACGATGATGACTATCCCAATCATCGTTAGGAACATTTTCATCCCTAGTATAaacatacaaatttaaatacttTCGTTACTAGTCATAAGGATAAATAACTACAGCTATCAACATACCGTATGGAGGTGTTACTCCTTAACTTTTCTCCAGGATAAAGCGGATGCctgtgatgatgatgatgatgtcgATGATCATCAAATGAAGTTCTATCAGTAGTTTGAACGACATATCTAGATTCCCGGGATCTTTCTTCACGAATTCCGCGTCTTTCATCAAACGGACTATCATATCTCCTTCCGTCAACAGTTTTTCTTCTATCATCTTCATGAATATGGTGATCACGATAATCTAAATGTGAAGACGCTTCGTCCTGTTCGTCCCAATGTTCTGATAAACGCCCGTAGTTTCTATTATAGTTTCTGTCTATTTCAATTGTTCGTCGTGGACTAGTCTCGCGTCTTTCGATTAAACGATCAACTTTGGTTGGTGTAACGCGTGATTGATCGTGTTCAGATGTATGATTTCGATCATATCTTGTACTAAATCGTCTGTGTCTTTCGCGATCATAGTGCCCGATATCTATTCTGTCAATTAAATTATCTCGCGAACTTGACAACGTAGGCGGTGCGGATGAAGACGATGAAGATGCTATAGAAGACTGAACGGCTGGTAAAGAAGGAGCTTGTGACAATGGTGGAGCATTGTGCACACCTTTATCGAGCAACGATGTTCTATCCAAAGATCTTTCTCGCGGAAAGCGATCAACACGATCCCTAGGTGAATTTACGCCAGCTTTACGAGCTGGTGTATCTTTATCTACAGTATTTCTATCGTATCTATTATCAATACGCTGAGATGTTCTATCCCTATCAGAAAGAGCTTTCGTTTCGGAtcgttctctttctctatcGCTTCTACGTTCTCGAGTTCCATTTTTCTCAAAGGCATTATCCTTCACCACTATTCGTTCTTTATCCCGACTATAACGTGAACTTTTATCCGTTGTTAAACTTAACGACGTTGTAACTAAAGGTGGTACATCTCTATCTCTTGCTTTTATTGGTTCTTTTTCTCTGTCACGGTCTCGATCTCGATCGCGATCGCGATCCCTATCACGATCCCGATCTCTATCACGATCGcgatctctatctctatctctctctcgcTCACGATCACGTTCTCGATCTCTATCTCGATCACGATCTCTTTCCCGTGGTCGTTCACGACAACGTTCTTGTAGATCTTCTTTGTCTTTATCACGAGCATCTCGTTGATCTCGAGCAAGCCTCGAATGCCCACGTTCATCCCTCGTATGCTCTTTATCACGCCGTTCTCTGCTCTTTTGGCGGGTCTTTTCTCCTAAATAAGTTTTATCATCAAACTCTTTGCCAATCCTTCTATGGCTTTCTTCTTGATTCGATACTTGTctagttttattattttgttcattttttcTTATGTCCTCCCTGTCTTTAGTTTTATCACTTTTATGTGATTCGCGATCTTTTTTTTCCGTATCTCGAGATCTGTTTGTAGAAAGCTGTCTATCTTGAGCTTTTGGCGGCGTGAGTTCTCTTTTGGATCTAGATGACTTTTCAGGTGTACGACTACGGCGAGTTTTCGTTGAAATCGTTTCTTTTGAATGTTGATGTTTCGATCTTTCGGATGTCGGAGGTGTTCTAGAACGTATATCTTTATCCTTACATTTCGTCTTTAATCTTtcgtttgtttttattttttcgtcTATTGCACGACTTTTTTCTTTGTCCTGTTCTTTGACTTTATCAAAAGGTTTATTCTTAGCATTATCTTTAGATAATTCATCTACATCTCTCACTTTTTTGTAATGTCTGTCTTCTTTATCCATATCTCTAGCTTTTACTGCTTTGGGGGATTCGCTTCTATTTCTCTCTCTAACTTTACTAGATGTTCCATGATGAGGCACAGATACAGAGGAACCTAATACTGCAGTTGTCGTTGATGTTACTGCTGTAGAAGCTTGTATTGCTGGTGACCTTGTACGAGGTGTGGAAGAATGTTTCTTTGATGTTGTAGATGAATTGTATTTCTTCGCAGATCTAGCACTAATCTCCTTTTTTGTGGAACTATTTTCAAACTTACGTTTTTTCTTCACTGATggtttttcattttttgttccaagccttttcaattttaatctGTCAaggttattaaattataatagatattaaaaggttgatatatttaaatcaaatatattaattattagcTTGTCATTTTGTAACGCTTATactataaataatacatttataagaaaattgactattgatttataaaaaaaacattaTCTTAATCTAGTGTTTTATTTCAAAAACGAAAAAGCATGGTAACATATATATTATGACTtacttccttcttctttctttatctTCATCATAGTCAGTAGATCCACTATGATGCCGTTTAGAtttaatctttttaatttttttacgtGAATCAGATGTTGAACTAGAAGATGAATCTTCACTGCTAgaactactactactgctagaTGTACTTGAAGTATGAGAACTAGAAGAAGAAGTCATagccttttttttttgtctcaCTTTATCTTTCCCATGAACCTCTTTATCTTTCTTCATTTGTAGCTCTAGTTCACGCTGTAACAACTGTCTACGTCTTTCTAAGACTTTTTCGTCCTCGTATTCCAAATCTGTTTGATTCCACTCTTCCAAATTTAAATCAGGGCTATGAGATGGCTTTTTTATGATCTTAGAAGTAAGCCTTTTAAACGGATCCTCAATAAGCTATatattataaacatatatgtaaatatccATCTTCAAATAAGATAATATGcttgtaatttttctaaataaacttTCTATACTAAAAGTATTATAATACAGATTATGCACTTACTCCTGCTGTACTTGCAATAGCATTATCCTTTTTGGCACGCTTGGACGGACTTATTAATGTGTGAGTATTTGCATATCTAGTTGCAATATCAAGAAAAGAAAATGGTGATCATCTTAAATAAAATGAGAGTGATAATTCTTactgtattatttaaataataacttTAACAATTTCACTGTTTATTACTATAAAAGATAGATGCATATTTAATTTACTATGCAAAAGTAAATCAACTTCAAAATTATACTTGCTTGCAATTCTTTCCATACGAACAGCTGCCGTTTAGTGCCCAGTTTCTACAATAATCCGACGAATTTTGGCCGGCAGTAACTGCTGGTTTGGTCCCCAACCTCTCAAATACACTTGGTCGACGAGAGTCTGTATTACATTTCGTAGGGTCAACCGTTATCTTCCTTATGTTTGATTTTGACATATTATCACCATAAAACAATTATGTTTTCACAATGGAAGCACATAACTGCAGCATGCAAATATTCATTTGCTATGGAATCACCATTAATCAATTAAGCATTCACGAATACAGTAATGGTTTTCGAAGAATTGGTAAAGCATTTATAAGCTAAGAAACATAAGCAGCTCTTTacgttttgtataataattctttttatgAACGGTAATATctcaatatttacatatataattcgtttttacatatttttaaaggCTAACTCCAGATACGTAATCTACTGCATACGACTGAAGTACCGAACTGTACAGAAAACAATAGTGCTAACTCAATGAAGTTGTGTATAAAATGTGGTTCAATATTGCCAACCGATAgcgataaatattataagtagatttaaatatttttaatctataatattttattaaatgtaaaaaaaaggagaaattaagaaattgctatgtgtatataaaattatttatatacattttaatagtatttctcgcgttatatataatgcatttattaGCACAGTAGGaaagatatattattaattgaaTACATTTATTGCTATAacggaaataaaatttttagaaCATATATAAACAGttcaaatgtattaaaaatcaATTCAGAATGAATAACCAGAATGTGAAATGTTGAACTCCAAAAATATTTATCACGATGTTTATTTCAAAATAgaattattcatataaaaatataataatttttttagatTATCTTGTGATACGAATCTAAAATTGAAACGAAACTATAATTCCTTacctaattttatttttaatctatCATTAATAATATCAATTGTAACATACAAATAATTGTAGTTATCTATAATTTATTTCCATATTTCtaataaatagtaatatatgtatataaaagctTTGTATTTAAACTTTAAAATTTATGCGTAACTCCGACTATTACTTCCAGTACCATAAACGTTTTATGACGTTGAAGACTGAGGGAGTTAGTTTTCattgatatattatttattcctTCTCTTTAAGgttaaaatatcgttatattctACTTTTGTTTATTGGATAACAATTTTGTTTACTGGATAACAATTTTGTttactttaattatttatatagttCATATTAAATGTTAATACAAATGTTTTACAGATTGTTTTACAATGCCTCACCAATGTAATTGTGGTGTTACACACAATGATGCAGAATTAGGTgtacaatataatttatatcaaaaaattgatgtagaaaatatagaatgtttAAATGAATTTGAAGAAGCTACCGGAGCTACTGTATTTAAACCATGGGAAAATAGACTGGAcagaaataaagtaattatttgtttatatatttaaacatttaatacaaatatttttcaaaatataattataattttatattaaaatttacctTTCTTTTTCAGTATGTTGAAAGTGATATGGATAATGAACTTCTATTTAACATTCCGTATGTTTTTTATTTGAACGTACTATTTGTAAGGATACATAGATATTGTCATCTTTTTTCAGGTTTacaggaaatataaaattaaaaggcCTCATTATTATTGGAGGAGAAGATGATTTGCAtccaaataaagtaaaattgtaAATACCCCTGAGTTTGAATGTCTAGAAACAAAGTTTAAcctatacaaatataaaatatgttttattaatattgaaaaaaaatattttattcttttaggTATAAAAATAGACCACATATGACATTTGATGATGTAGCTACAGAACCTGAACAAGAATTTGAATTATGTGTAGACACAATGGGAGTACATGAATATTCTCTTAAGTATGTATGTTTTATTATGTTACTAAGCATTATATAAagcattataataatataaaaatataatacaatttttactgTAGGGTGGTTAAATTCTCATCTGTACATCATTTAAGTTTGTACTTTACTGGTACTGAAAGAACAGAtaaaataaaactttattatatcgGATTAAAAGGTGAATGGACACCTTCACATCATCATGGTGTTACAATTTGTACCTATGAATTACGTCCTCAAATGAGTGATCACCCAAAAGGACATAACGAAGATATTAATAGAACAGTTAGTTGATTTTATAACAGAAAATTGATAGAAGATGTACTCTGCattaataaagaaaccaatttCAAAATctaataaatgtttatattcAATTCATGTTTTACTTGTTAATCTTATTttgaaattcaattaaatttttgtatattaaatattattatttttaatcaacAAAGAACTCTATCGCACGAAGCTGTATGTATACTTTCCCGACAAAGACTGTGATATTCGGTAAATAtattcggaaacaaattaagtCAAAAATTAGTATGTACTAGTAACGTCGCAATCAGTTATTAATTAGACATTTTTTAGtattaaattcgtttcttctaacATTTTGtagaataataaaaagaaaaataatttaaaaaattcgtaACATGATTATTCGTTAAATCGCTTTCTAAATTCGTTTAATCGTTTTAAATCGCTATATTTAAtgatatatttgagaaacagaaCAATTATACTGCGTTGTTCCGTGACAAAAATAATTCTTCGTTTCATTCATGAAATTTTCTGTACTATCAAAAGTAACGCGTTCCTCGAGGTTTGCTTTGATCACCCCTTCTCTTCTCTGTTCCCTTCCACTATATGAGCACCAACTTAAAACTttgatacatacatacatatgtacttgATATCGCGAGAAACAACGTTCACTAAGTTCAACAATAGCAGCTCATGGCACACGCGACTGCCAGCTCCTCCGCTGAGGCAAATAGGCAAGATAAAAAAAATGCAAGTGAAAATATCGCCTGTACCTCAATGGATTATTCAGTGCCATCAGCTACGAAGCAACCCTTACCACCGGACGGAGGATGGGGCTACATCGTAGTTCTAGCATCCTTTTTAATCCATGTAATTGGTAAGCTACCGATTTTTCCTCGTTTCATTATACTTTCTTAAAACTTCATTTTaagtttagtttaaaatttatatcgaaGAAACATGCCAAgttccttttttcatttttaatttcaaattttatgttGCCGTTAAACgtatatgtatttaaaatattataaaattaatatgaatACCGTAAAGTAGATTTTATCTTTatctaaaatataattattatactcCTACTTATAATAAGCATTTCAATGAAAGTATACTTATTCCTCTTTTTCGAGAGATTTATCGTTTACACTGTTACCATTACGGCCACGTTTTAGATATATTAATCGAATAAATGATATCTTTATTaatttagaataaaaaaaaaacattctgagataaagcaataaaaagaaaagacttCACGGAATTGTAAAATTTTCGTTTAGATTCCGCTTCGTATTTACACTATAtcaaaaacaatttttaatctttATGAGAAACTCATTTAAGTTAATTTACGATTTATACATTAACAAATCGATTTTTTTAATCTCATAAAAATGTCATAAAAAGAAGTTTTATTCTCTTTACTTTGTTAATTCTATATTATCATTCCTTTTATTCAATAGGTATTAcgttaattgaataaaataacgaaGAGAAGCAAAACAAGTTAAAACCATTCTCAATTTCTTAAATCTCCTATCTCGTGTTCAAAGCATGACTTATGAAAGAGCGATACTTAAGAACGTTGACACATTTTCTCTTGTACGGGAACAGATTTGTAACATGTGTTTATTATTATGTACTTATTACAAAACAGAATATTACCAAACACAGTAAATTGAGCGTGCTCTACATTATACACAAATCATGCACATGTACCATTATGTGCGTGATGGTtcgaaaaaaggaaaatgacCTTGCAAGCATGTTTACTGGTGCATCCTCGATTTCTTGCTGGTTTTAACTTTCCCAAGGATGCACATATCTTGACGAAATCGATAAAAGATAATCATTGTGTCCTTTCTTTTATAAGTACATATACTTATATAATTCGGAAAAAATTTATAGATATCTATATTTGCTTAATATAGCTGTTTATAATGAAACGATCAATTTTTAGATCAATCAGATTTATAACAGATTTTAATTGATAATTAGCACATTATAAGATGACACAAAATTTTCACGCATCccaaaaatagaaaagacaGATTAAAAAAAGCGCTGGCCTTGGCATTATAGAAACATTAAAatgatatattacatatatctaTGCGTCTTTTTAACTTCTTATCTTGacacataaaaatatttctattagatGTTTTCTTACATTATTAGCTTGTTTTCTCCTCGCTGTAAGCATCGTATTGgatgtattaaaatttaaagGCGATGATTGTATCTATGACGAAAAAGTTATGATGGTAACAAGGTTATCGATACCAATACATATAAGAGGAGGATTAGAACGACCTTTGAAATTATTTCCAtttgaaaaatgacaaatatcaaTACGCTATGCGATGAGAGAATTTTAACGAAGATTATTTCGTTACAAAGACAATGCCAGCGATCGAACTGTATTATTGTTGAGTTATTGCACTTTGTTCGTCACTTACCATATGTATGGAAATATACTCATACAGAGAAACTTTGATTACGCATAACAGTAATTTCACGATACGTGAAATCAGAATATGATAcgaaaaacatattttttgtaTGGTAGTGACTAAGAATTGCGTTATACCACCTTTGAGGTGATACTGAATATGCGTctgttgaaaaatattaaattcatgTTATACCATTCGTttaatattacgttaaatacCATGATTGCTCTTAAATATCGTAATAGTTGATTACATTTATTGTAACTacgattgaaaataaaataaaataaaacaagaacAGTTTCACAAGAAGGAAAGTAATAATGAAGCGATAACTTAAAGATGAATAGTATAATGCTACTTCCTATTGACGAATTAGGTTAAATAGATTACTCATTTTGTTATCAATTAATTCCTTTATTTCTCGTAACACTGACGTTAATTTcattaacaaaaataaaagttaTTAGAATAACAAGTATAAGgtatcgttcgtttatttctctTCCCAAAGAAGAGGTTACTtactatgtatattatttagTTCTTTAACCATCATCTACTAAACATTATTTTACATCAAAAACTCTATATGaaagaacaatatatttttgttGCAGCGGATGGAGTGACATATTCGTTCGGTGTTTTTTATTTAGAACTTCTGTATTATTTCGAGGAGGGAAAAGGTGCAACTGCATGGATTGCGTCGATATTAGTCGGTGTTACTTTGTGCTCAGGTAAACTTTTCATCCACGATAATTTCGATTTCTCAAAAACATAACGGAAGATTGATTAAAGGTCCGATATCAAgtttattcgtaaataaattTGGATG harbors:
- the LOC117158348 gene encoding PITH domain-containing protein GA19395, with amino-acid sequence MPHQCNCGVTHNDAELGVQYNLYQKIDVENIECLNEFEEATGATVFKPWENRLDRNKYVESDMDNELLFNIPFTGNIKLKGLIIIGGEDDLHPNKVKLYKNRPHMTFDDVATEPEQEFELCVDTMGVHEYSLKVVKFSSVHHLSLYFTGTERTDKIKLYYIGLKGEWTPSHHHGVTICTYELRPQMSDHPKGHNEDINRTVS
- the LOC117158340 gene encoding uncharacterized protein LOC117158340, with protein sequence MSKSNIRKITVDPTKCNTDSRRPSVFERLGTKPAVTAGQNSSDYCRNWALNGSCSYGKNCKYANTHTLISPSKRAKKDNAIASTAGLIEDPFKRLTSKIIKKPSHSPDLNLEEWNQTDLEYEDEKVLERRRQLLQRELELQMKKDKEVHGKDKVRQKKKAMTSSSSSHTSSTSSSSSSSSSEDSSSSSTSDSRKKIKKIKSKRHHSGSTDYDEDKERRRKLKLKRLGTKNEKPSVKKKRKFENSSTKKEISARSAKKYNSSTTSKKHSSTPRTRSPAIQASTAVTSTTTAVLGSSVSVPHHGTSSKVRERNRSESPKAVKARDMDKEDRHYKKVRDVDELSKDNAKNKPFDKVKEQDKEKSRAIDEKIKTNERLKTKCKDKDIRSRTPPTSERSKHQHSKETISTKTRRSRTPEKSSRSKRELTPPKAQDRQLSTNRSRDTEKKDRESHKSDKTKDREDIRKNEQNNKTRQVSNQEESHRRIGKEFDDKTYLGEKTRQKSRERRDKEHTRDERGHSRLARDQRDARDKDKEDLQERCRERPRERDRDRDRDRERDRERERDRDRDRDRDRDRDRDRDRDRDRDRDRDREKEPIKARDRDVPPLVTTSLSLTTDKSSRYSRDKERIVVKDNAFEKNGTRERRSDRERERSETKALSDRDRTSQRIDNRYDRNTVDKDTPARKAGVNSPRDRVDRFPRERSLDRTSLLDKGVHNAPPLSQAPSLPAVQSSIASSSSSSAPPTLSSSRDNLIDRIDIGHYDRERHRRFSTRYDRNHTSEHDQSRVTPTKVDRLIERRETSPRRTIEIDRNYNRNYGRLSEHWDEQDEASSHLDYRDHHIHEDDRRKTVDGRRYDSPFDERRGIREERSRESRYVVQTTDRTSFDDHRHHHHHHRHPLYPGEKLRSNTSIRDENVPNDDWDSHHRDVEHGRERAYGPVDWEEREWRVRGLWDSRDSLPRSEVHDDDWNSRYDNSVSDWKSSDSRKWDNQSVHIRGHYRNDRSKELEIAESTSHNKRRTYNSSETRDECTVHSSKQASLYGSMKEEPINKKLMELAEGKLSTTREKSTDTFQKKAVSKEKSETKETITSESKRTCIDESLQILHTESDLSDISDDPDDILNMEDITDMDANKTRVTKKTPDTIQRDGQLTTQEADLSSPKETIEETVFNTKGKDNTDAMSFRNMEDENMETMDFEEISDGELEEDIKTSGKGLGDALGVDWESLVKETQPRKSISCNQNSENRWQCKAILHRVGVSAKYAGEDVMKKLTKKYGKDDHSELFFHNVAFMHTALARNRLLHDLNNDMLPTVDDFLYRNGNVNIDEDVDYDLEVLRPCTALYEEAKCLLQQAV